The Littorina saxatilis isolate snail1 linkage group LG15, US_GU_Lsax_2.0, whole genome shotgun sequence genome contains a region encoding:
- the LOC138948831 gene encoding uncharacterized protein — protein MMAQISAVVLVVMTTLTQQQGTGEEIAPQNMNLTQAQEMFKQTYKELDLNHDLLVDLREFMEPYLKHDHDNNMAVTLAEFLQQAPAEENQEILTSDFRFHDQNHDDVISVPEMQSQFSNIDTDENKEITEAEFIAYGTKLFTEKSHPSFQQPPVGK, from the exons ATGATGGCACAAATATCTGCTGTGGTTCTTGTTGTCATGACAACCCTGACCCAGCAACAGGGCACTGGGGAGGAGATAGCACCCCAAAA cATGAACCTAACCCAAGCCCAGGAGATGTTCAAACAGACGTACAAGGAGCTTGATCTGAATCATGACCTACTGGTGGACCTCAGGGAGTTCATGGAACCATACCTCAAGCATGATCACGAca ACAACATGGCTGTGACCCTGGCAGAGTTTCTGCAGCAGGCACCGGCAGAGGAGAACCAGGAAATTCTGACGTCAGACTTCCGCTTCCATGACCAAAACCacgatgacgtcatttccgtgCCGGAAATGCAAAGCCAGTTCAGCAACATCGATACAGACG AAAATAAGGAAATCACTGAAGCTGAATTCATCGCTTACGGTACAAAG CTTTTCACGGAAAAGTCACATCCATCCTTCCAACAACCGCCGGTCGGAAAGTGA